A single window of Streptomyces cathayae DNA harbors:
- a CDS encoding SAM-dependent methyltransferase — translation MPAGRSNPLQIDTSKAHPARVYDWLLGGKDNYPVDEAVGEKLPSEARDGARQNRQFMHRAAAWLAGQGVDQFLDIGTGIPTEPNLHQIVQSVVPAARIVYTDNDPIVLRHAETLLISGPGGVTDYIQADVRSPGKIIEHARTVLDFGRPVALSLIALLHFIPDEQEPLAIVGELLSALPPGSYLVLSHAASDRYAELAAQVTAEYARAGIRLGFRTRDEVARFFDGLDMVEPGLVTAPEWFRTAPAPVPEDSGIYAGVARLR, via the coding sequence ATGCCGGCCGGCAGGTCCAATCCTCTGCAGATCGACACCAGCAAGGCCCATCCCGCGCGGGTCTACGACTGGCTGCTCGGCGGCAAGGACAACTACCCGGTGGACGAGGCCGTCGGCGAGAAGCTGCCGTCCGAGGCGCGGGACGGCGCCCGGCAGAACCGTCAGTTCATGCACCGGGCGGCGGCCTGGCTCGCCGGGCAGGGCGTCGACCAGTTCCTCGACATCGGCACGGGCATCCCCACCGAGCCCAACCTCCACCAGATCGTGCAGTCCGTCGTCCCGGCCGCGAGGATCGTGTACACCGACAACGACCCCATCGTCCTGCGGCACGCGGAGACCCTGCTGATCAGCGGTCCCGGGGGCGTCACCGACTACATCCAGGCCGATGTGCGCAGTCCGGGAAAGATCATCGAACACGCCCGGACCGTCCTCGACTTCGGGCGTCCGGTCGCGCTGTCCCTGATCGCCCTCCTGCACTTCATCCCCGACGAGCAGGAACCCCTCGCCATCGTCGGGGAGTTGCTCTCCGCGCTCCCGCCGGGCAGCTACCTCGTGCTGTCGCACGCCGCGTCCGACCGGTACGCGGAACTGGCCGCGCAGGTCACCGCCGAGTACGCCAGAGCCGGCATCCGCCTCGGCTTCCGCACCCGCGACGAGGTCGCCCGCTTCTTCGACGGCCTGGACATGGTGGAGCCGGGCCTGGTGACCGCACCGGAATGGTTCCGGACGGCCCCGGCCCCCGTACCCGAGGACAGCGGCATCTACGCGGGCGTGGCGCGGCTCCGCTGA
- a CDS encoding phospholipase, with translation MHRRLATALAASALAAVSVLGTATAADAAPADKAQVLSNWTQTSASSYNQWVAARSNQAAWSAYQFNWSTDYCSTSPDNPFGFPFATSCARHDFGYRNYKAAGSFDANKARLDSAFYEDLKRVCAGYGGATKTTCNSTAWTYYQAVRAFG, from the coding sequence ATGCACCGTAGACTCGCCACCGCACTGGCCGCCTCGGCCCTCGCCGCCGTCAGCGTGCTGGGCACCGCCACGGCCGCCGACGCCGCTCCCGCCGACAAGGCCCAGGTCCTCTCGAACTGGACCCAGACCAGCGCCTCGAGCTACAACCAGTGGGTCGCGGCGCGGTCCAACCAGGCCGCCTGGTCCGCCTACCAGTTCAACTGGAGCACCGACTACTGCTCCACCTCCCCCGACAACCCCTTCGGCTTCCCCTTCGCCACCTCCTGCGCGCGCCACGACTTCGGTTACCGCAACTACAAGGCGGCCGGTTCCTTCGACGCCAACAAGGCACGCCTCGACAGCGCCTTCTACGAAGACCTCAAGCGGGTCTGCGCCGGCTACGGCGGCGCCACGAAGACCACGTGCAACAGCACCGCGTGGACCTACTACCAGGCGGTCAGGGCCTTCGGCTGA
- a CDS encoding carboxymuconolactone decarboxylase family protein, with product MDARINLFGNALATKVLKHINSASKAVSDSGLPHATQELVKIRASQINGCGFCTDMHTKDATHAGETAQRLHLVAAWREATVFTDAERAALELAEQGTRIADAAVGVTDEAWTDATKYYDEDQLVALVSLIAVINTYNRINVIVQQPAGDYQPGQFG from the coding sequence ATGGACGCCCGTATCAACCTCTTCGGCAACGCGCTCGCGACCAAGGTGCTGAAGCACATCAACTCGGCGAGCAAGGCCGTCTCCGACTCGGGTCTGCCGCACGCCACGCAGGAACTGGTCAAGATCCGCGCCAGCCAGATCAACGGCTGCGGCTTCTGCACCGACATGCACACCAAGGACGCCACCCACGCCGGAGAGACCGCCCAGCGCCTCCACCTCGTCGCCGCCTGGCGCGAGGCCACCGTCTTCACCGACGCCGAGCGCGCCGCCCTCGAACTGGCCGAGCAGGGCACCCGCATCGCCGACGCCGCCGTCGGGGTCACCGACGAGGCCTGGACCGACGCCACCAAGTACTACGACGAGGACCAGTTGGTCGCCCTCGTCTCCCTCATCGCCGTCATCAACACCTACAACCGCATCAACGTCATCGTCCAGCAGCCCGCCGGCGACTACCAGCCCGGCCAGTTCGGCTGA
- the msrA gene encoding peptide-methionine (S)-S-oxide reductase MsrA encodes MTRTEKTVETALLAGGCFWGMEELIRTFPGVLGTRVGYSGGDVPNATYRNHGTHAESIEITYDPAVTDYRTILEYFFQIHDPSTKNRQGNDIGLSYRSAIFYLDDEQKRVAEETIADVDASGLWPGPVVTEVAPAGPFWEAEPEHQDYLQRYPDGYTCHFVRPGWRLPKRTES; translated from the coding sequence ATGACGAGGACCGAGAAGACCGTGGAGACGGCGCTGCTGGCGGGCGGCTGTTTCTGGGGCATGGAGGAGCTGATCCGCACGTTCCCGGGCGTCCTCGGTACCCGGGTGGGCTACAGCGGCGGTGACGTCCCCAACGCCACGTACCGCAACCACGGCACCCACGCCGAGTCGATCGAGATCACCTACGACCCCGCGGTCACGGACTACCGCACGATCCTGGAGTACTTCTTCCAGATCCACGACCCGAGCACGAAGAACCGGCAGGGCAACGACATCGGGCTGAGCTACCGCTCCGCGATCTTCTACCTCGACGACGAGCAGAAGCGCGTCGCCGAGGAGACGATCGCCGACGTCGACGCGTCGGGTCTGTGGCCGGGCCCGGTGGTGACCGAGGTCGCGCCGGCCGGACCGTTCTGGGAGGCCGAGCCCGAGCACCAGGACTATCTGCAGCGGTACCCGGACGGCTACACCTGCCACTTCGTCCGCCCCGGCTGGCGTCTGCCGAAGCGCACGGAGTCCTGA
- a CDS encoding helix-turn-helix transcriptional regulator, translating into MTDSPAPAQRLRDLARLRRVRDRIDREYAQPLDVEALARGAHMSAGHLSREFRAAYGESPYSYLMTRRIERAMTLLRRGDLSVTEVCFAVGCSSLGTFSTRFTELVGMPPSTYRRRAASKTAGLPPCVAKQVTRPVRNREAPAPGPPLA; encoded by the coding sequence ATGACCGACTCACCGGCCCCGGCGCAGCGCCTGCGCGACCTCGCGCGGCTGCGCCGGGTCCGCGACCGGATCGACCGGGAGTACGCGCAGCCGCTGGACGTCGAGGCGCTCGCCCGTGGTGCGCACATGTCGGCCGGGCATCTGAGCCGGGAGTTCCGGGCGGCGTACGGCGAGTCGCCGTACAGCTATCTGATGACGCGGCGCATCGAGCGTGCGATGACGTTGCTGCGCCGCGGGGACCTCAGCGTCACCGAGGTCTGTTTCGCGGTCGGCTGCTCGTCGCTGGGCACGTTCAGCACGCGCTTCACCGAGCTCGTCGGCATGCCGCCCAGCACCTACCGGCGCCGCGCGGCGAGCAAGACGGCGGGGCTGCCGCCGTGCGTGGCGAAGCAGGTGACCAGACCGGTCAGAAATCGAGAAGCGCCCGCGCCCGGCCCCCCTCTAGCGTGA
- a CDS encoding VOC family protein has protein sequence MDITIHASFLPHDDPEASLAFYRDALGFEVRGDVGHGGMRWITVGPAGRPDTSVVLTPPAADPGVTDDERRTIAEMMAKGTYAGLLLATDDLDATFARLQSADSAEVVQEPTEQPYGVRDCAFRDPSGNLIRIQQLR, from the coding sequence ATGGACATCACCATTCACGCGAGTTTCCTCCCGCACGACGACCCGGAGGCCTCCCTGGCCTTCTACCGCGACGCCCTCGGCTTCGAGGTCCGGGGCGACGTCGGCCACGGCGGGATGCGGTGGATCACGGTCGGCCCCGCCGGCCGGCCCGACACCTCCGTCGTCCTGACCCCGCCGGCCGCCGACCCCGGTGTCACCGACGACGAGCGCCGCACCATCGCCGAGATGATGGCCAAGGGCACGTACGCCGGTCTCCTGCTGGCCACCGACGACCTGGACGCCACCTTCGCGCGGCTGCAGTCGGCCGACAGCGCCGAGGTGGTCCAGGAACCGACCGAGCAGCCGTACGGCGTCCGCGACTGTGCCTTCCGCGACCCTTCGGGCAACCTGATCCGCATCCAGCAGCTGCGTTGA
- a CDS encoding ATP-binding cassette domain-containing protein: MAMRTKARTAAPHGADSHELIRVHGARVNNLKDVSVEIPKRRLTVFTGVSGSGKSSLVFDTVAAESQRLINETYSAFVQGFMPTLSRPEVDVLEGLTTAIIVDQQRMGSDPRSTVGTATDVNAMLRILFSRLGTPHIGPPGAYSFNTASVRASGAITVERGDRKAVKATFQRTGGMCTRCEGRGTVSDIDLTQLYDDSKSLAEGAFTIPGWKSDSFWTVGVYAASGFLDPDKPIREFTEQERQDFLYREPVKVKVKGVNLTYEGLIPKIQKSFLSKDKESMQPHIRAFVERAVAFTTCPGCDGTRLSEGARSSKIKGVSIADACAMEIRDLAEWVRGLSEPSVAPLLAALGDSLDSFVEIGLGYLSLERPSGTLSGGEAQRVKMVRHLGSPLTDITYVFDEPTTGLHPHDIQRMNDLLLRLRDKGNTVLVVEHKPETIAIADHVVDLGPGAGTAGGTVCFEGTVEGLRGSDTVTGRHLDDRAVLKESVRKPTGALEIRGATTHNLRGVDVDVPLGVLTVVTGVAGSGKSSLVQGSLRRLKGEDGEGVVSVDQSPIRGSRRSNPATYTGLLDPIRKAFAKANGVKPALFSANSEGACPTCNGAGVVFTDLAMMAGVASTCEDCEGKRFQASVLEYRLGGRDISEVLAMSVARAGEFFGAGEARTPAAHRILGRLADVGLGYLTLGQPLTTLSGGERQRLKLATHMAEKGGVYLLDEPTTGLHLADVEQLLGLLDRLVDSGKSVVVVEHHQAVMAHADWIIDLGPGAGHDGGRIVFEGTPADLVAARSTLTGEHLASYVGA; the protein is encoded by the coding sequence ATGGCCATGAGGACGAAGGCTCGGACGGCCGCGCCGCACGGTGCCGACAGCCACGAACTGATCCGCGTGCACGGCGCGCGCGTGAACAACCTCAAGGATGTCAGCGTCGAGATCCCCAAGCGCCGGCTGACCGTGTTCACCGGCGTCTCCGGCTCGGGCAAGAGCTCGCTGGTGTTCGACACGGTCGCCGCGGAGTCGCAGCGGCTGATCAACGAGACCTACAGCGCCTTCGTGCAGGGGTTCATGCCGACCCTGTCCCGGCCCGAGGTCGACGTCCTCGAGGGTCTGACCACCGCGATCATCGTCGACCAGCAGCGGATGGGGTCGGACCCCCGTTCCACGGTCGGCACCGCCACCGACGTCAACGCGATGCTGCGCATCCTCTTCAGCCGGCTCGGCACACCGCACATCGGCCCGCCCGGCGCGTACTCCTTCAACACCGCCTCGGTCCGGGCGAGCGGGGCGATCACCGTCGAGCGCGGCGACAGGAAGGCGGTGAAGGCGACCTTCCAGCGCACCGGCGGCATGTGTACGCGCTGCGAGGGCCGGGGCACCGTCTCCGACATCGACCTCACCCAGCTCTACGACGACTCCAAGTCGCTGGCCGAGGGCGCGTTCACCATCCCGGGCTGGAAGTCGGACAGCTTCTGGACCGTCGGGGTGTACGCCGCGTCGGGCTTCCTCGACCCGGACAAGCCGATCCGGGAGTTCACCGAGCAGGAGAGGCAGGACTTCCTGTACCGGGAGCCGGTCAAGGTGAAGGTCAAGGGGGTCAACCTCACCTACGAGGGGCTGATCCCCAAGATCCAGAAGTCGTTCCTGTCGAAGGACAAGGAGTCGATGCAGCCGCACATCCGGGCGTTCGTGGAGCGGGCCGTGGCCTTCACCACCTGCCCCGGGTGCGACGGCACCCGGCTCAGCGAGGGGGCCAGGTCGTCGAAGATCAAGGGCGTCTCCATCGCGGACGCCTGCGCGATGGAGATCCGGGACCTGGCCGAGTGGGTCCGCGGCCTGTCCGAGCCCTCGGTGGCGCCGCTGCTCGCCGCCCTCGGCGACAGCCTCGACTCGTTCGTGGAGATCGGGCTGGGCTACCTCTCGCTGGAACGGCCCTCGGGCACGCTGTCGGGCGGCGAGGCGCAGCGCGTGAAGATGGTCCGCCACCTCGGTTCCCCGCTCACCGACATCACCTACGTCTTCGACGAACCCACCACCGGCCTGCACCCCCATGACATCCAGCGGATGAACGACCTGCTGCTGCGGCTGCGGGACAAGGGCAACACGGTGCTGGTCGTGGAGCACAAGCCGGAGACGATCGCGATCGCCGACCATGTCGTCGACCTCGGCCCCGGCGCCGGCACGGCGGGCGGCACCGTCTGCTTCGAGGGGACCGTCGAGGGGCTGCGGGGCAGCGACACCGTCACCGGCCGTCATCTGGACGACCGGGCCGTCCTCAAGGAGTCGGTGCGCAAACCCACCGGAGCGCTGGAGATCCGCGGTGCGACGACGCACAACCTGCGCGGCGTCGACGTCGACGTCCCGCTCGGGGTGCTCACCGTCGTGACCGGCGTCGCCGGCTCCGGCAAGAGTTCGCTCGTGCAGGGGTCGCTGCGCCGGCTGAAGGGGGAGGACGGCGAGGGCGTGGTCTCGGTCGACCAGAGCCCGATCCGCGGCTCGCGGCGGAGCAACCCGGCGACGTACACGGGGCTGCTCGACCCGATCCGCAAGGCGTTCGCGAAGGCCAACGGCGTCAAGCCGGCGCTGTTCAGCGCCAACTCGGAGGGCGCCTGCCCCACCTGCAACGGCGCCGGTGTCGTCTTCACCGACCTGGCGATGATGGCCGGGGTCGCCAGCACCTGCGAGGACTGCGAGGGCAAGCGGTTCCAGGCGTCGGTGCTGGAGTACCGCCTCGGTGGCCGCGACATCAGCGAGGTGCTCGCGATGTCGGTGGCGCGGGCCGGGGAGTTCTTCGGCGCCGGTGAGGCGCGCACACCGGCGGCGCACCGGATCCTCGGCCGGCTCGCCGACGTGGGGCTCGGCTACCTCACCCTCGGCCAGCCGCTGACCACGCTCTCCGGCGGCGAGCGGCAGCGGCTCAAGCTGGCCACCCACATGGCGGAGAAGGGCGGCGTCTACCTCCTCGACGAGCCGACCACCGGCCTGCACCTCGCCGATGTCGAGCAGTTGCTCGGCCTGCTGGACCGGCTCGTCGACTCCGGCAAGTCGGTCGTGGTCGTCGAGCACCACCAGGCGGTCATGGCGCACGCCGACTGGATCATCGACCTCGGGCCGGGCGCCGGGCACGACGGTGGCCGGATCGTCTTCGAGGGCACCCCCGCCGACCTCGTCGCCGCCCGCTCCACCCTGACCGGCGAGCACCTCGCGTCGTACGTCGGCGCCTGA
- a CDS encoding ATP-binding protein, with translation MEPVPVDEGGTVPGAPRRATYALDGDGAWIAKARQLAAAFLTRSRTEDGLPVSARAVEVTQLVVSELVTNARKYAPGPVRLDLCITDDALEVMVRDGSGVLPVARVANPDRVGQHGLEIVMAVARELEVQPEPTGKCITARIALGETTGR, from the coding sequence ATGGAACCAGTTCCGGTGGACGAGGGAGGCACGGTGCCGGGCGCACCGCGGCGGGCGACGTACGCCCTGGACGGTGACGGCGCGTGGATAGCGAAGGCCCGGCAGTTGGCCGCCGCGTTCCTGACGCGGTCCCGGACGGAGGACGGGCTGCCCGTCTCGGCGCGCGCGGTGGAGGTCACCCAGCTCGTGGTCAGCGAACTGGTCACCAACGCCCGCAAGTACGCCCCCGGCCCCGTCCGGCTGGACCTGTGCATCACCGATGACGCCCTCGAGGTGATGGTCCGGGACGGCAGCGGAGTGCTGCCCGTGGCCAGGGTCGCGAACCCGGACCGGGTGGGACAGCACGGCCTGGAGATCGTGATGGCCGTCGCCCGCGAACTGGAGGTGCAGCCGGAGCCGACCGGCAAGTGCATCACGGCCCGCATCGCCCTCGGGGAGACGACCGGCCGCTGA
- a CDS encoding GlxA family transcriptional regulator, producing MPSPSSHTVAVLLYEGVQLLDVAGPLDAFAAANEYGGGYDLRTASLNGAAVRTSSGVLLGVDCSVDGLPGELGTLIVPGAPDWRPSVLDRDLRQALTALATGARRTAAVCAGAFPLASTGLLDGRRAATHWELARHLADRFPRVQVDADSIFVRDGTFYTSAGVTSGIDLTLALIEEDLGADAARAVARHLVVFLARPGGQSQFSVRARIGQPRTPALRTVLDLVTENPAAEHTLDSLARQVGLSPRHLTRLFRAETDTSPARFVEHVRLEAACTLLVTGTDPLDAVARHAGFGSPETMRRVFQRELGITPGAYRTRFSTTAGSPHRHIPNA from the coding sequence ATGCCGAGTCCCTCCTCCCACACGGTCGCCGTCCTGCTGTACGAGGGGGTGCAGCTGCTGGACGTCGCCGGACCGCTGGACGCGTTCGCCGCCGCCAACGAGTACGGCGGCGGATACGACCTGCGGACCGCCTCGCTGAACGGCGCGGCCGTCCGCACCAGCTCAGGCGTCCTGCTGGGCGTCGACTGCTCCGTGGACGGCCTGCCCGGGGAGCTGGGCACGCTGATCGTGCCCGGGGCGCCGGACTGGCGGCCCTCGGTCCTGGACCGCGACCTGCGGCAGGCCCTCACGGCACTCGCCACCGGTGCCCGCCGCACCGCCGCCGTGTGCGCCGGCGCCTTCCCGCTGGCCTCGACCGGTCTGCTGGACGGCCGCAGGGCAGCCACCCACTGGGAACTGGCCCGGCACCTCGCCGACCGGTTCCCCAGGGTCCAGGTCGACGCGGACTCGATCTTCGTCCGCGACGGCACCTTCTACACCTCGGCCGGGGTCACCTCCGGCATCGATCTCACCCTCGCGCTGATCGAGGAGGACCTGGGCGCCGACGCCGCCCGCGCCGTCGCCCGGCACCTGGTGGTCTTCCTCGCCCGGCCGGGCGGGCAGTCCCAGTTCAGTGTCCGCGCCCGGATCGGTCAGCCCCGCACCCCGGCGCTGCGCACGGTACTGGACCTCGTCACCGAGAATCCGGCGGCCGAGCACACCCTCGACTCCCTCGCCCGCCAGGTCGGGCTCAGCCCCAGGCACCTCACCCGGCTCTTCCGGGCGGAGACCGACACCTCGCCCGCGCGGTTCGTGGAGCACGTACGCCTGGAAGCGGCCTGCACCCTGCTGGTGACCGGGACCGACCCGCTGGACGCCGTCGCCCGGCACGCCGGATTCGGCAGCCCGGAAACCATGCGCCGGGTCTTCCAACGCGAACTCGGCATCACCCCCGGCGCCTACCGCACCCGCTTCAGCACCACCGCGGGATCGCCCCACCGGCACATACCGAACGCCTGA
- a CDS encoding HD domain-containing protein, protein MTDTPTTALAGVTLPDSRLVREATELVREAANDTVYHHSRRVYFFGTLRGQTRGLQADPELLYVGAMFHDLGLTERHRDSKQRFEIDGADEARDFLRRHGIADDAAHLVWEGIALHTTPEIPWHMAPEVALVTAGVEADVLGIGRDEIPAPALAEVVAAHPRPDFKRNILKEFTQGIAHRPETTFGNVKADVLERYVPGYVRQNFVDVILDSDWPE, encoded by the coding sequence ATGACCGACACCCCGACCACCGCCCTCGCCGGCGTCACCCTGCCCGACAGCCGGCTCGTCCGCGAAGCCACCGAACTGGTCCGGGAGGCGGCCAACGACACCGTCTACCACCACTCCCGCCGCGTCTACTTCTTCGGCACCCTGCGCGGGCAGACCCGCGGTCTGCAGGCCGACCCCGAACTGCTCTACGTCGGCGCGATGTTCCACGACCTGGGCCTGACCGAGCGGCACCGCGACAGCAAGCAGCGGTTCGAGATCGACGGCGCCGACGAGGCCCGGGACTTCCTGCGCCGCCACGGGATCGCCGACGACGCCGCCCATCTGGTGTGGGAGGGCATCGCCCTGCACACCACCCCGGAGATCCCCTGGCACATGGCTCCCGAGGTCGCCCTGGTGACCGCGGGCGTCGAGGCCGACGTGCTGGGCATCGGCCGCGACGAGATCCCCGCTCCGGCGCTCGCCGAGGTCGTGGCCGCGCACCCCCGCCCCGACTTCAAGCGGAACATCCTCAAGGAGTTCACGCAGGGCATCGCGCACCGCCCGGAGACCACCTTCGGCAACGTCAAGGCCGACGTCCTGGAGCGCTATGTGCCCGGATACGTGCGCCAGAACTTCGTCGACGTCATCCTGGACTCCGACTGGCCCGAGTGA
- a CDS encoding S1 family peptidase has translation MRRTRLTHACVAALLMIGSWTAAGTLPASASDTAGSAGSAARADSAPASAALLQAMQRDFGLSPARAEARLAAEQRAADLETEALEAAGSAYGGAWFDAKSEKLTVAVTSDADASTVRDLRSSGAAVRVVEHSARQLDAAKARLDRLDAPSGVSSWSVDPTANTVVVNVVEGERADNDVRRFLSEAREAGPVTVRTVEAAAETFAAGTVGGDPYYTGNVRCSIGFSVHGGFVTAGHCGGVGGQVRGWDGSYIGNFQGSSFPGDDYAWVNVGSGWWTVPVVLGWGTVSDQLVRGSNEAPVGASICRSGSTTHWHCGRVLAKNETVNYSQGAVHQMTKTSVCAEPGDSGGSFISGDQAQGVTSGGWGNCSGGGETWFQPINEILGRYGLTLHTA, from the coding sequence ATGAGACGCACCCGACTCACGCATGCGTGCGTGGCCGCCCTGCTCATGATCGGCAGCTGGACCGCGGCCGGCACCCTGCCCGCCTCGGCGAGCGACACCGCCGGATCCGCCGGATCCGCCGCCCGGGCCGATTCCGCACCGGCCTCCGCGGCCCTGCTGCAGGCGATGCAGCGGGACTTCGGCCTCTCCCCCGCCCGGGCCGAGGCGCGGCTGGCCGCCGAACAACGGGCCGCCGACCTCGAGACCGAGGCCCTCGAGGCCGCCGGATCCGCTTACGGCGGCGCCTGGTTCGACGCCAAGAGCGAGAAACTGACCGTCGCGGTCACCTCGGACGCGGACGCGTCGACGGTCCGTGACCTCCGCTCCTCCGGTGCGGCCGTCCGCGTCGTCGAGCACAGCGCACGGCAGCTCGACGCGGCCAAGGCCCGGCTGGACCGCCTCGACGCGCCTTCGGGCGTGAGCAGTTGGTCCGTCGATCCGACCGCCAACACGGTGGTGGTGAACGTCGTCGAGGGCGAACGGGCCGACAACGATGTCCGCCGCTTCCTCTCCGAGGCCCGCGAGGCCGGGCCGGTCACCGTGCGCACCGTGGAGGCCGCCGCGGAGACCTTCGCCGCGGGGACGGTGGGCGGTGACCCCTACTACACGGGCAACGTCCGCTGCTCCATCGGCTTCTCGGTGCACGGCGGCTTCGTGACCGCCGGGCACTGTGGGGGCGTGGGCGGCCAGGTGCGGGGCTGGGACGGCTCGTACATCGGCAACTTCCAGGGCTCCTCGTTCCCGGGCGACGACTACGCGTGGGTCAACGTGGGCAGCGGCTGGTGGACGGTCCCGGTGGTGCTCGGCTGGGGCACGGTCTCCGACCAACTGGTGCGCGGCTCGAACGAGGCTCCCGTGGGCGCCTCCATCTGCCGCTCCGGGTCGACGACCCACTGGCACTGCGGCAGGGTCCTGGCCAAGAACGAGACCGTCAACTACAGCCAGGGCGCGGTGCACCAGATGACGAAGACGAGCGTCTGCGCCGAACCCGGCGACTCGGGCGGCTCGTTCATCAGCGGTGACCAGGCGCAGGGCGTCACCTCCGGCGGCTGGGGCAACTGTTCCGGCGGGGGCGAGACCTGGTTCCAGCCGATCAACGAGATCCTGGGCCGCTACGGCCTGACCCTGCACACCGCCTGA
- a CDS encoding snapalysin family zinc-dependent metalloprotease, with product MRIRTLTGSLATVLVMSFPLLSGGQAVAAPSGVPEQSLAARVLTYDASGSAEFRSAVDRGAAVWNESVDAVELRPAASGQRADIRVLADNGWPRALPAGLGGGTVYIGRQAVTQGYDTIRISAHELGHILGLPDRKPGPCSSLMSGSSAGTACTNRYPNAAERAEVERNFAGARSGTGGAERTGSAGQAGPVPRAVPVMD from the coding sequence ATGCGCATCCGTACGCTGACCGGAAGCCTGGCCACGGTTCTGGTGATGTCCTTCCCCCTGCTGTCGGGCGGCCAGGCCGTGGCCGCCCCGTCCGGTGTACCGGAGCAGTCCCTGGCCGCCCGCGTGCTCACCTACGACGCGAGCGGCTCCGCGGAGTTCAGGTCCGCCGTCGACCGCGGCGCGGCGGTCTGGAACGAGAGCGTCGACGCCGTGGAACTCCGCCCGGCCGCGTCCGGGCAGCGCGCCGACATCCGGGTCCTGGCGGACAACGGCTGGCCCCGCGCCCTGCCCGCCGGCCTGGGCGGCGGCACCGTCTACATCGGCCGCCAGGCCGTGACCCAGGGATACGACACGATCCGCATCTCGGCCCACGAACTCGGGCACATCCTGGGCCTGCCGGACCGCAAGCCGGGCCCCTGCTCCAGCCTGATGTCCGGCTCCAGCGCGGGAACCGCGTGCACCAACCGTTACCCGAACGCGGCGGAGAGGGCGGAGGTCGAGAGGAACTTCGCGGGCGCCCGATCCGGCACGGGCGGGGCGGAGCGGACGGGTTCGGCAGGGCAGGCGGGTCCGGTGCCACGCGCCGTGCCGGTCATGGACTGA
- the mgrA gene encoding L-glyceraldehyde 3-phosphate reductase, with product MNHVINPERYDGTMRYRRTGRSGLDLPLLSLGYWHNFGDDRAFEAQREIALRAFDLGITHHDLANNYGPPYGAAEINFGRLMKQDLAPYRDELVISTKAGWDMWPGPYGQGGGSRKYLLASLDQSLERMGLDYVDIFYSHRLDATTPLEETMGALDTAVRQGKALYVGISSYDAERTRQAVAILRDLGTPLLIHQPSYNMLNRWIETEGLLDVAQEEGFGIIGFTALAQGLLTGRYLEGVPEGSRATQGKSFDAAWLTDDMLRRLRALNDIAARRGQTLAQMALAWALRDRRVTSLVIGASRTEQLEQNVAALENLDFSDEELAEIDKYATDGGVDLWREARLGTMG from the coding sequence ATGAACCACGTCATCAATCCCGAGCGCTACGACGGCACCATGCGCTACCGGCGCACCGGTCGTTCGGGACTCGACCTCCCCCTGCTGTCCCTGGGCTACTGGCACAACTTCGGCGACGACCGGGCCTTCGAGGCCCAGCGTGAGATCGCCCTGCGCGCCTTCGACCTCGGCATCACCCACCACGACCTGGCCAACAACTACGGTCCGCCCTACGGGGCCGCGGAGATCAACTTCGGCCGGCTGATGAAGCAGGACCTGGCCCCGTACCGGGACGAGCTGGTGATCTCCACCAAGGCGGGCTGGGACATGTGGCCGGGCCCCTACGGCCAGGGCGGCGGCTCGCGCAAGTACCTGCTCGCCTCCCTGGACCAGTCGCTGGAGCGCATGGGCCTGGACTACGTGGACATCTTCTACTCCCACCGGCTCGACGCCACCACTCCCCTCGAGGAGACCATGGGCGCGCTCGACACCGCGGTCCGCCAGGGCAAGGCCCTGTACGTCGGCATCTCCTCCTACGACGCCGAGCGCACCCGGCAGGCGGTCGCCATCCTCCGGGACCTGGGAACTCCGCTGCTGATCCACCAGCCCTCGTACAACATGCTGAACCGCTGGATCGAGACGGAGGGGCTGCTGGACGTGGCCCAGGAGGAGGGCTTCGGAATCATCGGGTTCACCGCGCTGGCGCAGGGTCTGCTCACCGGGCGGTATCTGGAGGGTGTGCCGGAGGGTTCGCGGGCGACGCAGGGCAAGTCGTTCGACGCAGCGTGGCTGACGGACGACATGCTGCGCCGGCTGCGCGCCCTCAACGACATCGCGGCCCGCCGCGGGCAGACGCTCGCCCAGATGGCACTGGCCTGGGCCCTGCGGGACCGGCGGGTCACCTCGCTGGTCATCGGCGCGTCCCGCACCGAGCAGCTGGAGCAGAACGTCGCCGCGCTGGAGAACCTGGACTTCAGCGACGAGGAGCTGGCCGAGATCGACAAGTACGCCACCGACGGCGGCGTCGACCTGTGGCGCGAGGCCCGTCTGGGCACCATGGGCTGA